The Trachemys scripta elegans isolate TJP31775 chromosome 14, CAS_Tse_1.0, whole genome shotgun sequence genome segment tcctgctggtggagATGCCACCCTCTCCTCTGATGAGCTGCCCCAGTGCTGAATTCCCCCCACCCTGTGAAAAACACGCCCCTTATTTCTAAGCCTGAATGTCTCTGGCTTCCGCCCTGCTGAACTGGGTCCCTCTGCTAGCAGAAATCTCGCCCCCAGAGACGTTCTTCCCTGGCGAGTCTCAGGAGGAGGAAAGCTGTGAAACCGCAGCCCTGGAGGAAGGGAAGGACGGGGGCACTTGGGCAGATCCTTTCAAACTCCCGAGGTCAAGTTTCTAGGCGGGATCAAGCCGAAGGGCGAGGAAGCCGAGCCGCGTCGTTGGGTTTGTGGAGCACTGAGAAAACTCAATCCCGGGCTGCGGAATTAAGGATTGGGGCCCAGCGGCGCCAAGGTATTTCAGCTGCTCTCGCCCATCGGCCTCACTTTACGCGTGAGCCAGTTCTGAGGGTCACAGTCTCACGTAGGCGCAGAGTTTTACCCCTGGATCTGGCCCTGTGGGCGACTGCTGCTGGGatcccgtgtccagttctggtcccaCCATTCAGGAAGGATGGTGATGAATCGGAGAGGGGTCAGAGCAGAGCCGGGAGAACGGCTAAAGGGTGAGAAAACCCGCCTGAGAGggagagactccaggagctcgaTCTTGTTAGCTTCACAGAGAGAAGAGGGGTGACTTGTTCCCTGGCGATCAGTACCtccctggggaacaaatatataCTAACCAGCTCTTCAATCCAGCACAGGGAGGTCTAACAgcgtccaatggctggaagctaacATTAGACAAATTCCGACCGGAAAATAAGGAGTACATTTTCAATGGTGAGTGTAATTAACCCTCAGAACAATTCCCCCAGGGTcatggcggattctccatcactgacaattgttAAATCCAGATTGGCTGGTTTTCTAACAGCTGCTCTGGGGAGTCTTTCGGGGCTCGTCTCTGGCCTAGGGCTCTACGGGGGGGTCAGATTCGCTGATCACAGACGTCagttctggccttggaatctacaaaAACCTCCTGGAGAAaaaggtgtgtgtgagaggggggAAATCACAAAAAAACGTGCCACACGCGTGGGAAATGTTTGCCGTGCCGGTGAAAAATACTCACCAACTGTGCACTGCTATGGTTTtcttccaccccccaaaaagtgaAAAAACTCATCAGCCAAGCTTTAAATGACTCACAGGTGCCAGTCAAACACGTGTACAGGGTGCTGCAGTGTCCGGAGGAGGAGCTCACCCGAACGGTCTCCACCATGGCTGGAAATTTGAACAGTTGGTCAGTATTGGTTCTTCCGATATCTATGGAAATGAAGATCAGGCTGAATTTGTGTGTTGTCTCGAAGGAGCTGCATAATACCCCCTACGGCACAACCAGCGAGCCCAGTGGAAAAGCAAAGATTTTGCAAGAGCGAGGTTCCAGGATGTGAAGACCATATTGAACACTGAAGATTATTTCTTTTATTCCAAGATGCAGTGAATTATCACATTGAAGAGGCTTGGCTGTGAGAGGAAGAAATCTGCTTTAGATAATTTTCTGTTGATACTCGAGATTCCCCCGTTTTTGCATCCCATGATCGCATTaggtcttttggccacagcatgggCACCGTGAGCTCCCgttctgctgattatccaccacgccccccaccccatccttgtCAGAGTCGCTGCTCCCCAGGAGAGGATCCCCCAGCCCGCAAGCACGGCCGACATCTCTGTTCCTAGCTGGATACATTGGCATTTAGCCGTATTTAAACGCAGCTTGTTTGCTcgcgcccagtttaccaagcgatccagatcagtGACCTGGATCAGTGACGTGGCCTCTTCGGTACTCCTGACATTTTTAGTTCACCCGCAAACTTGCTGggagatgattttatgttttctcccaGGCCGTTGATAAAACCGGTAAATAGCGTCGGGCCGAGAACGGGTCCCCGAGGGACCCCGCTGGAAACGCACCCACTCGATGATGCGTCCCCAATAACTGTTACCTTTTGAgctctatcagttagccagtttttaagcCATTTATTGTGGGCCACGTTTATTGGGCacgtttcttaatcaaaatgtcgtgcggtaccaagtcaaaatATTATATCAAAACTatgacctttatcaaccaaacttgtaatctctggAGAATTGGGGGGAAACTGATTTGTTTTGCAGGTTATTTTCCACCTTGTGGAGGGGAAATGGCCCCACAATGTTTTATAGCGGGTGGGAGACGTTCTGGTTATTTTTGAGGTTTTGGGTTGGAAAAAAATTCATCCCACAAAGGTGAAAAACAATGTGGTGAAAACTGGGCGGGTGAACACTTCCCCTAACCGCGCTCCAGAGCATCTCACGGCAGGACGTATGTGCGGGGGAGATCTCTGCTAGCAGAAGATTTGGCTGAGGCATTTTTACTCTCAGCCCAGTGCCCACCGCCTGCCCATGCCACGGCCTCCCCGACTGCTCCACATGCCAACGACTCCGCGCTCACCCCAGCGGCGGGTGCACGGCCCGGAGGTGCCGGACCACCCACCGGCGCTCCTGGAAGCTCTTTCCGCACAGGGCGCAGCGGTGGGGGCGCTCCCCCGAGTGCACCCGCCGGTGCTTGGCGAAGTTGGAGGCGTTGTTGAAGCTCTTGGGGCAGACGGGGCAGCGGAAGGGGCGCTCGCccgtgtggatgcgctggtggGTGGACAGGGCCGAGGACTGGGTGAAGCGCTTGCTGCAGACCCCGCAGGCGAAGGGGCGCTCGCCCGTGTGCACCCGCAGGTGCTCCTTCAGGTCCGTGGCCCGCTTGAAACGCTTGGAGCACACGAAGCAGATGTATTGCTGGGCATCGGGCAGGGGGGCGGGCGGCCTGCCACGTGGGGAATGGGCACTGGGGCTCGGGCGCCAGGGAGTGGCATGGACCAGCTTGCCCTGTCCAGGAACAGCAGGGCTAAGGCCCCAGGGAGGGGCATGGACTGGCACACCCAGCTCGTGGGCATCAGGGCTTGGGCACAATTGGGGCGCCCGGTCCAGCTTTTCCAGCAAGAAGCAGCGAGCACTaccaccctcctcttcctcagctGCTCTTCCTCCATCGCCAGCTTCCCCGCAGCCCAAGTCACCGGGGGACAGCCGGGCACCCGTGCCAGGGACAGGGGAGCCCTGCTCTGCATCTCGCTCCACTGCCAGACACCGCCATGCCCCGGGGCACCGGCTTTCCGCCAGCCCCACCGCCACCGGGCACACACCGTTAGCCAGGAAGTCAGGCCTGGGGCCTTTGGCAGAGGACCCCAGGGGCACCCATGTTAGTGCCAGCCCCTTGGCGTCACCACCGCTGTCTCGCGCCAGGTCCTTGGCACCCCCACCAGTGTCccgctggctcaggggggcgggagggcagcCGATTTCGCTGCCCAGGGGCTGGGCGTGGATGCGCTGGTGTTTCTTGAAGTTGGAGGCGTTGTTGAAGCTCTTGGCGCAAACGGGGCAGCAGAAGGGGCGCTCGCCCGTGTGGATGCGCATGTGGCCGGTCAGCACCGAGGACTGGGTGAAGCGCTTGCCGCACACCCGGCAGCGGTAGGGGCGCTCGCCCGTGTGCACCCGCTCGTGGTCCCGCCGGTCCGAGGAgcgcttgaagtgcttggggcaGAAAGAGCAGGCATAGGGCTTAGCCGGGGGGGCGGTTTCCCGCCCGGCACGGGGCTGTGGGGGCACTGCcggcagggagggctgggcaagGACCGGGCGTGGCCCCAGGCGGGCGTGGCAGCGGGTGACGAGGCCACTGGCCCCCTCCTGGCACAGCGGCTCCAAGACGTACTCGGGGCACccacttccttcctcctcctcttcctccttcaccCTCACAACCTGGATCTCCAGGGGCTCCCCCACCAGCCTGCGCTGCCCCTTCATGGTGGCTGGGGTCTCCGGGCTGCTTCCCAACCCCTGCAGgaaagagggaaaggaagggTGTAAACACAAGGGAGAGACAAATGaggatgggaatagaacccaggagtcctggctcccagcccacccccgccccccgctctacCCActggcccccactcccctcccagagccagggagagaacccaggagtcctggctcccagccccgcctaCTCTACCCActggcccccactcccctcccaaagccagggagagaacccaggcgtcttGGCTCCAGCCCTTCAAGTGAATCTGCTggatattggggggggggctggcattGGGGGGCTGCCCCCCCGGGGGCCCACAGGGAGCAGCTGggctcggcgctgggtcccgcaCGGAgcaggggggggcagggggctgcctgGGGGGCAGGGTCCCCCCCAGCTGGAGTCTCCCCCTGGCCCATTTAACCCCCGAGTGGCCGGGGGGGATCCCCAGCCCCATGCACCGCCTCCCCTCCCTTTGTCCCCTCGCCCCCTCACCTGGCCCGGCTCAGCACCGCCCCcggcctcccccagccccgggccgCCCCGCCCCTTTAAGGGCCCAAATCCCGGGATTTAAAGGGGAGGGCGGCGGAGATTTTCGTGTCCGGCCTTTCTTGTCTGCGGTCAAAAAATGAAAGCTGGGTTGGTTTTAATTCAAGGGACACGGCGCAGGAGGcggcccccccaaaaaaaaaagcccccacCGCCAGCAGAGAAGGAAcagatccccccaccccaccccctgaggTTGGGCTGTGAAGGgcgaacccaagagtcctgactctctcccctcagcgacccccccccccccagagccagggatagaacccaggagtcctggctcccagccccccggctctaatcactagaccccactcaAGGTGCATTCCAGGTGCAGAGCCTGACCTATAACCCCTACCCCCGATACCCCCAAAACTCCCACCATCGCCaccagaacccccacccccatcaacaGTTCCCCCCCACAGCACCCTGGGGCGCAGCAGCATCACCTCAGTGAggaagggaaaccgaggcacaaggAGGGCAAAGGTCAGATATCCCAGAGTCCCATGGGGCCTGGAGCCACATTCAGCACCACCCTCAGGGCTCTTCTCCAAGCCAGATATTCTCGGTTGTGAAATGAACATTCAGCCACCCAGGTGGGCACAGTGTGGCCAAGGCctgggcagagaacccaggagtcctggcccccaggccccccctgctctaatcactagctctcactcccttcccagagccagggagagaagccaggagtccttgctgccagccctccctgctctaaccacaagcccccactcccctcccagagccagggagagaacccaggaatcctggcccccagcccccctgctctaaccactagaccccactcccctcccagagcctgagagagaacccaggagtcctggctcccagcccccctcgcCCGCCCCCCGTTCTAAGCCACCAGACCTTAGGGGGGGTCTATGGGAGAACCGACATCCAAACCCAGCTCACCTTTAAGGCCGCCAATGAGCCAGGCCAATGGCTCCCTCAGTGGCTGGcgcacacacagtgtgtgtctacACAACACACACAGCCTGCTCTGACTCACATTTGAGCTGAAGCCCTCACACAAATCAGCCCGATCAGCCCGCACTCGGGACTTGGCTCCCAGGGCCCCGctaggggggtggggcagagcccaCATTCTGCTGAGCCGCCGAGCCAAACCCCATTTCTGCAGTGCGGACGCAGCTGTAAACCCAGGTTTCCAATTCAGTGTGGACGCGCAGGCACGGGCTTGGCCACCCCAAGTCCCAAAGACCCGGGTACacagtgcagtgtggacgtaCCTTAATTGGCCCAGACATATGAGGGTCTGGGCCAGAGATCCTACCACGTAACAAAACCCATCATTTCTGGCAGGACGTTTTGAAAACCTGTCTTCTTTTTATCAAAACCCCCTGCTAAATTTTTTGAGGGAgctgccccccaaaaaaaccaaccaaccaacacacACCTGAAAAAATGGCAGTctttgaaaaccatttttgatGCAAATGACCAGATCTTGGTTCAAACAAATTCTGGTGCAAAAATTCTGGTTGTCAAAATGTTTGGGTCTTGAAAACCGACTGGGTAAACAATTTAGTTGGTTTGTTTCTGGTCATAAGTTTCACCTTTCGAATATTTTGGATGCTTGGCGaaaggtttgggggttttgtttaaGAAAACGGTTGGTTAAAACATGTCGGTTTTTCAGCATAAGTTTTCTTGCTGTTGGGAAAacatttttagtaaaatgatagtaaaaaaaatttcagggttggaaaaaaaatggattaaaaattgggaaaaatgtgtgtttctgctaaaaaaaattgcaactatttttatttgaataatgTGATTCACAGTGAAAATTTTTAGTttcaaaaactttttttccaaaattatgttcagtttggaaatgtaTTTTTTGATAAAAAGTTTTGGAATTTTAAACACGATTTTCAATTGAAACAAACTGGGGTTTCAAAATGCATCTTCAGTCAAATAAATTGGTTTTTAAACCACATTCTCCAtccatttcttttgcttttggtAGGAACGTTGGATTCTCAAAACCCccaaacttttaatgaaaaactgAAGATTTTCACCCCCGAAATGTCAGTTTTCTTGGTCCAAACCCCTGGTAAAAAAAAGGGTTTTGCTGGAAAATAACTGTGGTGAGACATGCGTGGTAAATAGTCGCTTGGGACCCAAAGCCGTATCTTGCCTGATGTAATTTTTGGTACCAAACCAGCCCCCTAGCTTCCCTCCAGCAATGAACTGGACTCTgcccccacacccccgccccggccctgctGGAAATCAAACCCCAGGCCCGACACTtcattccacacacacaaaaacaaccaaaaaaaaagtgttttaattaataataataattaaaaaaccaaGATAACGAAGATTCCACCGTAAATCGGAGCTGTGGAGAGGGAGCAGGTGGCCAGGCCGGGCACCTTGGAGTGATCTGGGCTTGATGGCCTGTGGGTCCAGTTCTGTCGTTGGATTTCCTTCTCCGGGGCGATTGGGAGGTGGGGAGTCCTTGGGGGGGCGTCCCACTcccctgcctccacctgcagctATTTGGGGGCGCCAGACCGAAAAACATGATGTGAAGATTGGTCCCAGTGCATGGTGGGCCTTCCGTGATGGCCCCCAGCCGTTGGTCGCTGTTTGAGGCAGGATACCGGGGCAGATGGGCCTCTGGGACTGAtccgggggcagggagggggtggaatacCAGGTTTCATAGGCCAGTGGGGCTGCTCCAGGGAGCAGGAGAGGGCCGGATACAGGGTAGATGGGCCATGAGGAGCAATATGAGCCTATTTCTAGGGAATGTAGAGTCACTGCGACCCTCTATGGGGGTGGCCAGGacaatccccctcctccccccaaccactGGCTGTAGGACTAAGCTATCTatccctagaggggacaggccccgtgCCACATTCCCTgcccctctgagccagccagtccctgccctggggccagatgggagctgaagccccctagaggggaaaggccctgggccccatttcctgccccctgagccagccagtccccaccctggggctggatgggagccagcgccccctagaggggaaaggccttatgccccattccctgccccctagTGAATTACCACCGATAAGTCCCGTATTTACCCGAGTGCTCCAGGACCCACATGGGCTCGGATTGACCTGATCCAGGCTGCCCTGCCCTATCTGCGAGGGGCAGCCTGTCATGGGGCGCCGTGGGGGGCATCTGTGAGGAGGCCAATGCCTTGGGCTAGGGCACGGGGGGCTGCCCACAGAGATACAGGGCACGCCTCCCTCCCCTAGACAGGGTGTGGGGGTACAGTAGACCCATGTGGGACAAGGGCTGCTACACGGCTAACCCATGGGGAGTTGCCAGTCCGGCTCCGGGGCTCCCCGTGCCCGTCAGGGCAGCGCCGGCCCGGCTCCGGGGCTCCCCGTGCCCGTCAGGGCGGCGCCGGTCCGGCTCCAGGGCTCCCCGTGCCCGTCAGGGCGGCGCCGGTCCGGCTCCGGGGCTCCCCATGCCCGTCAGGGCGTGGGCGGCTGCTGGCGGTGCTTGCGCCGGATGTGCCGCTGGAGCGTGTTGCGCTCGCCAAAGCGCATGTGGCAGTCCTCGCACTGGAAGGGGCGCTCGCCCGTGTGCACGCGCTGGTGGTGGGCCAGCTCGCCGGCGTCGCGGAAGCTGCGCTGGCAGATGGGGCACTGGTGGGGCTTGCGCCCGGCGTGGGTGTACTTGTGCCGCTCCAGGTGGGACGTGCGCTTGAAGGCCTTGCCGCAGGCCCGGCAGACGTGGGGCTTGTGCTCCGAGTGGGTGATGCTGTGCCGCTGCAGATAGGAAAGGTACTCGAAGGTGCGGGAGCACACGGGGCAGCAGTACACCTTCCGCAGCCCCGCTCGCTCGCCCGCCGCGCCCGCCTCCTCCACCAGCACCGTGTAGGGCAGCCCCTGGCTGTCGATCAGCAGGTAGCGGCCGTAGCGCGCGGCCTCGCCCTGCTCCGGCCCAGCCTCCCCAGGGCcagggggccagggtggggccCGGGGGGCCCGCGGCCGCCCAGCCTCCTCGTCCTCCTCCAGTTTGAGCCGGCGCCCGGACGGCTCCTCCCGGGCCGGGGGCTGGTGCCGGGGGTCAGCGGTTCCGTCCCTGGGGGGGCGCGGGCCGAAGGGATGGAGATCCATGGGGCGGGCGGCACCCCCCGCTGGCGGGACCTGTTCAGAGCGTCTGAAAGGAGAAACGGGGAGGATGGAAAGGGAACGATCAGGTGTGTGTCATAGACCCCGCACCACGTACAGGAGTCTCCGagggctcggggcaggggtgAGAATGGGGCCTTTTCCCTCTGGGGGGCGCGggctcccattcagcccctggagGTTTCTGGGTCCCAGCTCGGTTCCTGGTGGGAGAAGTGGCCTCCCACTTCACCCCATGGCCACCCACTGGCCCCTGaccccccctcactgccccagtgTTCCCATGCCACCCCCTGCTACCACCCACCTCCCTcctagccccctgccccccccagcacacccccacccctgccatccTCCACTGCCCCTGGCACCGCCCCCCTGGGGGGGTTAATTTACCTTCCCAGGTACCTGTGCCCAGTGTCCCGTCCCCGGGCTCATCGCGGCTCTGGTGCCCACATGGCCGGCCGGGCCAGCGCCGGGCACGGTGCCCTCAGCTCATGGCAGTGCTGGGGCCGGCTCCGAGCCGGGCCCGGGGAGGGATCCAGCTAGGGGGGGGCGGCACAGGTCCGGTCCAGGCTGGGGGCGGTACCGATCCAAACCCGGTTGGATTTGGTGGTACCGGTCCAGTCCAGACTGAGGGGGACGGAACCGATCCGGAACCGCCTGGGGGTGGGCGGCACAGGTCcggtccaggctggggggggcggcACCGGTCCGATCCGGTCCAGGCGTGGGGGGGGGCGGCACCGGTCCAGGCTCTACGCGCCCGGCGCCCCCCTGCGCCCCGGGGCCATGTGCCGCCCCCTGCGGGCTCTGGCGCCCTGTGACGGCCCCGGCgtggggggggtcgggggggggtccCGTCTGTCTCTGTCCGTCCGTCCCTCCACCCGCAGCAGGAGCCGGTGTCGCTGCAAAAGCCGACCGGGTGGAAACGCCGCGCTCCAATCCGgccccggacgcctgggttccgaGCGAGACGGGGGGGCGGCagatacccccctccccccacctcaacCCCCGAGGGAAAACCCAGCCACAGACCGACCTGGGGGGATGTCTGACCCCAGGCAACTCCTGGCACGCCGCCTGTATCCGGGCGTCTGCATATACCGCCCAGAGCcgaagagaacccaggcgtcctggctcccagccccctctaaccactagaccccactcctctcccagagtcagggggagaacccaggcatcctggctcccagccccctctaaccactagagcccactcccctcccagagccagggggagaacccaggcgtcctgactccctgccccctctaaccactagaccccactcccctcccagagtcagggggagaacccaggcgtcctggctctctgcccccccactctaaccactaatCGAATGAATCGCATTATccctatttccccccttttctctttAGGGTATTTTCTCACTTCCCCACACTGCTGGGAGGCGGGGGGCTGTGGACAGCAGCTGCCCAGTGGGACCTGTGCCGAGTGCTCTCCAATTCACCCCACTAGTTAGTTATgggagtcgcgagctgtcagcctccaccccaaccccgctttgcctccatgtgaaaggggtcaccaggacagaagtttgagaaccactgagttagggTGTCTGTCAGAGCAGAACAATGAGCTGGATCGgggccagcgccccctagaggggagagGCCATGTGCCCCATTCCCTCACCGccccaagccagccagtccctgccctggttTTTCTGGGCCAATCTCCCCTTTGTGTGGTTGGTTGCTCAGAAGGGTTTTTGTGGAGAGATTggtctgtacacacacacagagcagggcccagcccctccagcaggggggagacacacacacacacacacagatttcagagtagaagccgtgttagtctgtatccgcaaaaaaatcaggaggacttgtggcaccttagagactaagaaatttattagagcataagctttcgtggactacagcccacttcttcggatgcttatagATACACACAGAGATACTCCAGGGCTCAGCCCCTCCATGTTGGACTAGTTTGCTCTTGTAACTTTAATAGTGTTTCTTGTAGAAGCCCCCAGCTCACCTTTCCCCCTAGAATCGCATCCCCGGGAACCCCAGCCTCGTCCCCGTCCGGCATCTTTATTGTGCTGCTTTCGCTCTTTGCCTTTCACCGGATCATTTCGCGATCACTTTCCCCCACGGGGCCATCCACCGCCCGGCTCTCAGCCAGATCCTTCCTGCGCGTCAGACTTGAAAacactccccaccc includes the following:
- the LOC117887053 gene encoding zinc finger protein 628-like; translated protein: MKGQRRLVGEPLEIQVVRVKEEEEEEGSGCPEYVLEPLCQEGASGLVTRCHARLGPRPVLAQPSLPAVPPQPRAGRETAPPAKPYACSFCPKHFKRSSDRRDHERVHTGERPYRCRVCGKRFTQSSVLTGHMRIHTGERPFCCPVCAKSFNNASNFKKHQRIHAQPLGSEIGCPPAPLSQRDTGGGAKDLARDSGGDAKGLALTWVPLGSSAKGPRPDFLANGVCPVAVGLAESRCPGAWRCLAVERDAEQGSPVPGTGARLSPGDLGCGEAGDGGRAAEEEEGGSARCFLLEKLDRAPQLCPSPDAHELGVPVHAPPWGLSPAVPGQGKLVHATPWRPSPSAHSPRGRPPAPLPDAQQYICFVCSKRFKRATDLKEHLRVHTGERPFACGVCSKRFTQSSALSTHQRIHTGERPFRCPVCPKSFNNASNFAKHRRVHSGERPHRCALCGKSFQERRWVVRHLRAVHPPLGYRKNQY
- the LOC117887065 gene encoding zinc finger protein 581-like codes for the protein MDLHPFGPRPPRDGTADPRHQPPAREEPSGRRLKLEEDEEAGRPRAPRAPPWPPGPGEAGPEQGEAARYGRYLLIDSQGLPYTVLVEEAGAAGERAGLRKVYCCPVCSRTFEYLSYLQRHSITHSEHKPHVCRACGKAFKRTSHLERHKYTHAGRKPHQCPICQRSFRDAGELAHHQRVHTGERPFQCEDCHMRFGERNTLQRHIRRKHRQQPPTP